In Pleuronectes platessa chromosome 4, fPlePla1.1, whole genome shotgun sequence, the following proteins share a genomic window:
- the LOC128438377 gene encoding serine/threonine-protein phosphatase 2A catalytic subunit beta isoform, whose protein sequence is MEDKSFTKELDQWIEQLNECKQLSENQVRTLCEKAKEILTKESNVQEVRCPVTVCGDVHGQFHDLMELFKIGGKSPDTNYLFMGDYVDRGYYSVETVTLLVTLKVRFQERITILRGNHESRQITQVYGFYDECLRKYGNANVWKYFTDLFDYLPLTALVDGQIFCLHGGLSPSIDTLDHIRALDRLQEVPHEGPMCDLLWSDPDDRGGWGISPRGAGYTFGQDISETFNHANGLTLVSRAHQLVMEGYNWGHDKNVVTIFSAPNYCYRCGNQAAIMELDDTLKYSFLQFDPAPRRGEPHVTRRTPDYFL, encoded by the exons ATGGAAGACAAATCTTTCACTAAAGAACTAGACCAATGGATCGAACAGCTAAACGAGTGTAAGCAGCTCTCGGAAAACCAGGTCCGGACGCTCTGCGAGAAG GCCAAGGAGATCCTGACCAAGGAGTCCAACGTGCAGGAG gtgcgATGCCCGGTGACGGTGTGTGGTGATGTCCACGGTCAGTTCCACGACCTGATGGAGCTGTTCAAGATCGGAGGCAAGTCTCCCGACACCAACTACCTGTTCATGGGAGACTACGTGGATAGAGGCTACTACTCCGTGGAGACGGTCACGCTGCTCGTCACGCTAAAG GTTCGATTCCAGGAGCGAATCACCATCCTGCGAGGGAACCACGAGTCGCGGCAGATCACGCAGGTCTACGGCTTCTATGATGAGTGTCTGAGGAAGTACGGCAACGCCAACGTCTGGAAGTACTTCACAGACCTGTTCGACTACCTGCCGCTCACCGCGCTGGTTGACGGACAG ATCTTCTGTCTCCACGGAGGTTTGTCTCCGTCCATAGACACTCTGGATCACATACGAGCTCTGGACCGCCTGCAGGAAGTCCCACATGAG GGCCCGATGTGTGACCTGCTGTGGTCGGACCCTGACGACCGCGGTGGGTGGGGCATCTCCCCCCGAGGTGCCGGTTACACCTTCGGACAGGACATCTCTGAAACCTTCAACCACGCCAACGGCCTCACGCTGGTGTCCCGTGCCCATCAGCTGGTCAtggag GGCTACAACTGGGGTCACGATAAGAACGTGGTGACTATCTTCAGTGCTCCAAACTACTGCTACCGCTGTGGAAACCAGGCGGCCATCATGGAGCTGGATGACACTCTGAAATACTCTTT CCTTCAGTTTGACCCCGCCCCCCGTCGTGGCGAGCCCCACGTGACCAGACGCACTCCTGACTACTTCCTGTGA